A genomic segment from Lignipirellula cremea encodes:
- a CDS encoding EsaB/YukD family protein: protein MADTEQRQGTRVTFLDQTGAKSVDAVIADSVSVKRILPNIITKMNLPVMGPDGQPMSYSLDHKEGGKRLREDETLPTAGVNDGDHLIVYPEIVAGAAL from the coding sequence ATGGCCGACACGGAGCAACGTCAAGGAACGCGCGTCACCTTTCTTGACCAGACCGGCGCGAAGAGCGTGGATGCGGTCATCGCTGACAGCGTCAGCGTGAAACGCATTCTGCCCAACATCATCACCAAAATGAACCTGCCCGTGATGGGCCCCGATGGGCAGCCGATGAGTTACAGCCTGGACCACAAAGAAGGCGGCAAGCGACTGCGCGAAGATGAAACCCTGCCGACCGCCGGCGTGAACGACGGCGACCACCTGATCGTCTATCCGGAAATCGTCGCCGGCGCCGCCCTTT